The Balneolales bacterium ANBcel1 DNA segment GGGACTTGACAGCCATCAACCCTTTACTTATATTTGTATATAAATATTTAAATATATATATTAAGCACATCTTCTAACGAGTGTTGCTTATTTGATTTCATAACCAAAAAACGGAGTTGTCATGAACAAGTTCATTATCGGTTTCATTGTTGTAGCCATGCTGGGTTGGGTAGCCAGCGTCATCCTCACTGCGGTACATTTCTGGGCGATACCGCTGATTCCGGCCGGTGCCGATTTACCGGGAAGCATGCAGGTCATCACCAGCCAGTGGGCGTATGTCGGACCGATTCCTCTTGCCACTATCGGAGCCATTTATTACATCGCCATGATTGCACTTGGTGCTTTCTGGCTTTCCACAAAAAACGAGCAGGTGGAGAGATGGCTGCTGCCGGTCACGGCTCTCGGATTCCTTGCTTCACTCGGGTTTGTCTATCTTCAGCTGGGAGTGATTGGAGCCATTTGTCCGTTTTGCATGATGTCGGCTGCCGCGACCACGATTTTGCTGGGGATTGAGCTGTTTGTGAAATACCGCGGCGGAGCGGCCTCCACCCCGTCCGTATCGCCTTCAAAAGTCTGGCCCACGGTATTCGCGGCGACCATGCTGCTCACGATCTTTGCGATGTGGACCCTCACTGTGCTCCCCCTTCCGGGTGGCGGGGCGTAAAGGATTGCGTTTTCAGAGGGTGGGAGGTTTATGCAGTGGCCGTCCCACCCGATTCAGGCCCTGCGAAACCAGTAGTACATTTCGCGCAATCCGGGCTCCTTGCCGTAAATGAGCATGGCGACGGCGAAAATTCGTCCGGCTGCCTTCCGGAAGAGCCATACGGTTGCAACCAGAAGTACCAGTGCCAGAATCGGTTCCCAGAACGCAACGTCGGTCAATACCATCCTGGCGGGCAGTACGGCATAGGATGTGAGCGGAAACCAGCCCATGAAAGTAATTGCGGTACTGTCGGCATTTACCAGTGCGTAAAACGCGAACATAACCGGAACTGTGGGCAGCAACATCAACCCGGAACGTTCCGAAGCATTGGGGTCGTCGATGGTGGCGGCAACTGCTGCAAGGAACGAGTTCCACATGAGAACACCCAATATCGCAAGCAGCAGAAACGTAACCAGTAGAACAGGATCGATCATCAGGATCACGTTTTGAAATGCCGATGGCGCGATAAACCAAAAAACCATTGCGCCGAAAACTCCCATAGATCCGTAAATCAGCACGTAGGCGATGCCGATAGCGCTGATCCCCAAAATTTTTCCGTCAATCCAGGCCTGCGGTTCGATAGCTGCGACAACCTGCTCGGTTATCCGCTGCTGTTTCTCACCGGTGATGGCGGTGAACTGGTAGGCAAATCCCAGAAACACGGCCATCAGAACCAGGCCGATGGCGGCCCCGGCGAGAATTTTATCGGCGGTTCCCACACGATGCTCGCGGGTATTCAGAATTTCAAGCGCGACAGAGGCGGTCAGATCCTCAAATTGCCCGGCATCAATGCCATGTTCGTCAAGCTTGACTCCGGTGCGCAGTTCGTCAAGAAGCCGGGAAATCTGGGTTGTCCACCCCGGTTCGCCATGCACCTTCAATCGGGCCTCATCCGTGGAATCAAAAAAGAGGATCCCGTCAATGTTCCCTTCTCTCAGTGAGACCATCATGGTATCGGGCGAGCCCTGACTGTAATCCATAAAATGGAATCTTTCGTGCTCCACTTCCTCCACGGTATACGGACCCCAATCGGCCACGGCGATGTCGATTTGTCCGTGAACACTGGAAGCGGCCAGCCAGTATCCGCCAATTCCGCCGATCACGGCAAAACCGATCGTCCACAGAACACCGGAGATAACATTCCGAATTTTGAAAAAACGGTTGAATTCCCACCG contains these protein-coding regions:
- a CDS encoding ABC transporter permease yields the protein MTAANKWGTVMQVARWEFNRFFKIRNVISGVLWTIGFAVIGGIGGYWLAASSVHGQIDIAVADWGPYTVEEVEHERFHFMDYSQGSPDTMMVSLREGNIDGILFFDSTDEARLKVHGEPGWTTQISRLLDELRTGVKLDEHGIDAGQFEDLTASVALEILNTREHRVGTADKILAGAAIGLVLMAVFLGFAYQFTAITGEKQQRITEQVVAAIEPQAWIDGKILGISAIGIAYVLIYGSMGVFGAMVFWFIAPSAFQNVILMIDPVLLVTFLLLAILGVLMWNSFLAAVAATIDDPNASERSGLMLLPTVPVMFAFYALVNADSTAITFMGWFPLTSYAVLPARMVLTDVAFWEPILALVLLVATVWLFRKAAGRIFAVAMLIYGKEPGLREMYYWFRRA
- a CDS encoding vitamin K epoxide reductase family protein; this encodes MNKFIIGFIVVAMLGWVASVILTAVHFWAIPLIPAGADLPGSMQVITSQWAYVGPIPLATIGAIYYIAMIALGAFWLSTKNEQVERWLLPVTALGFLASLGFVYLQLGVIGAICPFCMMSAAATTILLGIELFVKYRGGAASTPSVSPSKVWPTVFAATMLLTIFAMWTLTVLPLPGGGA